A genomic region of Dreissena polymorpha isolate Duluth1 chromosome 4, UMN_Dpol_1.0, whole genome shotgun sequence contains the following coding sequences:
- the LOC127878955 gene encoding uncharacterized protein LOC127878955 encodes MVFSEAKCTSSEEIRAYLRTRETPMVVNRDRVRAILAELGPVGGATRWAQVVSRRRYSVPEPNSLWHIDSHHSLVRYGIYIHGGIDGNSRLIPYLKAAPYNTARAAFEAFTFGIRSYGIPSRIRVDGGVEHVLIKRFMTIANGDGRGSAIAGKSVHNQRIERLWRDVFQKVVFTFYQCLHALEDSGALNLDDPKYIFCAQAVVLARLNHLLECWRRARNNQAIRTEHNQTPEQLWISRLVPALHQSDSTAVRNLRTDRDIPALVQEVLPDAYFDGSVFITPRASDAVPHGALQGIRQFDLLRETNDYAIQLYGEVLEYITSL; translated from the exons ATGGTCTTCTCGGAAGCAAAATGCACAA GTTCAGAGGAGATAAGGGCTTATCTTCGAACACGAGAGACACCCATGGTTGTAAATAGAGACAGAGTTCGTGCGATACTAGCTGAACTGGGCCCAGTTGGCGGTGCAACACGATGGGCTCAAGTGGTGTCTAGGAGACGCTACTCCGTCCCAGAGCCAAACTCACTATGGCATATAGACAGCCATCACTCATTAGTGCG CTATGGTATTTACATCCACGGCGGCATCGACGGGAACAGCCGGCTGATACCATACCTAAAAGCTGCACCATACAATACTGCTAGAGCTGCCTTTGAGGCTTTCACGTTTGGGATCAGGAGCTACGGAATCCCCAGCAGAATTCGGGTTGACGGAGGAGTGGAACATGTCCTTATTAAGAGATTCATGACCATTGCGAACGGTGATGGCCGAGGAAGTGCAATTGCAGGAAAATCCGTACATAATCAAAGGATTGAACGATTATGGAGAGACGTTTTCCAAAAAGTGGTGTTTACTTTCTACCAGTGCCTTCATGCTCTCGAGGATTCAGGCGCCTTAAATCTTGATGATCCGAAATACATTTTCTGTGCTCAGGCTGTTGTTCTCGCACGGCTTAATCACTTATTGGAGTGTTGGCGCCGTGCTAGAAACAACCAGGCCATTAGGACAGAGCACAACCAAACTCCTGAGCAGTTGTGGATATCTCGGCTTGTACCTGCCCTACATCAGTCGGATTCCACTGCTGTAAGGAATCTCAGGACAGACAGAGATATCCCTGCATTAGTTCAGGAGGTATTGCCAGATGCCTACTTTGACGGGTCGGTGTTCATCACCCCCAGAGCATCAGATGCTGTACCTCATGGAGCATTACAAGGCATCAGGCAATTCGACTTGTTGAGAGAGACCAATGATTATGCAATTCAGCTGTATGGCGAAGTGTTAGAATACATTACATCGCTGTGA